Proteins found in one Syngnathus acus chromosome 9, fSynAcu1.2, whole genome shotgun sequence genomic segment:
- the LOC119126927 gene encoding TBC1 domain family member 10A-like has protein sequence MDNTENGRRPVDTRSIRTLSSSRIDDESSLGSDSEINGFTSDKQTDKYGFIGGAQQYTEESAQDVPTAVLRQREVKWLDMLNHWDKWMIKRFNKVRLRCQKGIPPSLRGRAWLYLSGGKGKKEQNQGKFQELDSQPGDPKWSDVIEKDLHRQFPFHEMFVSRGGHGQKDLFRVLKAYTLYKPEEGYCQAQAPIAAVLLMHMPAEDAFWGLVQICEKYLPGYYSPGLEAIQLDGEILFALLRRVSPLAFRHLEKHKIDPILYMTEWFMCAFSRTLPWASVLRVWDMFLCDGVKIIFRVGLVLLKCMLGSREKLKACQGQYETMELLRAVEPRYMQEGFLVREILEVQITARDVEREHHTQLKRWKKNRGELNFKSPQRMHGARIIMLADPPRRQDLQQYPTILLEEAELGPLLKGKEQKSKKKTLKKSQLPEEIPNPYPLPNATPPPPAFPPAPPPVLTKALEAAPQTQADPLQQGHAPSADLPSAKEITLQQSTHSLSSTDQDTYL, from the exons ATGGACAACACGGAGAACGGCCGTCGCCCCGTGGACACAAGGAGCATCCGGACCCTCAGTAGCAGTCGAATCGACGACGAAAGCTCACTAGGCTCCGATTCCGAGATCAATGGCTTCACCAGCGACAAACAAACCgacaaatatggatttattgGCGGAGCGCAACAGTACACAGAGGAGTC GGCTCAGGATGTACCTACAGCAGTGCTCAGGCAAAGGGAGGTGAAGTGGTTGGATATGCTCAATCATTGGGACAAGTGGATGATCAAGAGATTCAATAAG GTGAGGCTTCGATGCCAAAAAGGAATTCCTCCCTCTCTCCGAGGCCGTGCGTGGCTCTACCTTTCAGGAGGCAAAGGCAAGAAAGAGCAGAACCAAGGAAAGTTTCAG GAGTTGGATAGCCAGCCAGGGGATCCCAAATGGAGCGACGTGATTGAGAAAGATCTCCATCGACAGTTTCCATTCCATGAGATGTTTGTGTCTCGGGGAGGACACGG GCAGAAGGATCTTTTCCGTGTTCTGAAGGCCTACACTCTTTACAAACCAGAGGAGGGATACTGTCAGGCGCAAGCTCCcattgctgctgtgttactcATGCACATGCCTGCTGAG GACGCCTTCTGGGGACTGGTGCAAATTTGTGAGAAGTATCTTCCTGGTTACTACAGCCCAGGGCTG GAAGCTATACAGTTAGATGGAGAAATTCTGTTTGCTTTGCTGCGACGCGTCTCTCCGTTAGCCTTCCGCCATTTGGAGAAACACAAGATTGATCCCATCCTCTACATGACTGAATGGTTTATGTGCGCCTTCTCTAGAACATTGCCATGGGCGTCTGTGTTACGTGTCTGGGACATGTTCCTCTGTGACG GTGTGAAAATAATCTTCAGAGTAGGCTTGGTACTGCTGAAGTGCATGCTGGGTAGTCGTGAGAAGCTGAAGGCCTGCCAGGGCCAGTATGAAACCATGGAGCTTCTCCGAGCTGTGGAGCCTCGATACATGCAGGAGGGATTCCTCGTCCGAGAG ATCTTGGAAGTGCAAATTACGGCGCGAGACGTGGAAAGGGAACATCACACCCAGCTTAAGCGCTGGAAGAAGAATCGCGGCGAGCTCAATTTCAAATCCCCACAGAGGATGCACGGGGCCCGAATCATCATGCTGGCTGACCCCCCGAGGCGCCAGGATCTCCAGCAGTACCCCACCATTTTActggaggaggcggagctcgGCCCACTGCTAAAGGGCAAGGAGCAGaagagcaaaaagaaaaccctGAAGAAGTCGCAGCTCCCTGAGGAGATTCCAAACCCTTACCCTCTTCCCAACGCCACGCCGCCCCCACCTGCTTTTCCGCCAGCCCCGCCTCCGGTGCTCACCAAGGCCCTGGAGGCTGCGCCACAGACTCAAGCAGACCCGCTTCAGCAGGGCCATGCACCTTCTGCAGACCTCCCCTCTGCCAAAGAGATTACCCTCCAGCAATCCACACACAGCCTCAGCAGCACAGACCAGGATACGTACCTGTAA